The DNA sequence CATTCTATTTGCTTTAATAAccaaacaaaaaaatcatcatttttcatttattttctctcCTGCAGCTGCAACACTTCTTTAACTTAGTAATGACATAGTGGGAATGGTAAGCTCTTTCTTCCCTTCCATAACTCCCTCTTTATTATTCTTCCTCCTTTATGCTCTCCGCCTCTCCTTTGTTTGTCGGCTGTCGCACTACTTAAAAGGTACTTTTTTAATATTTGGTACATTTATTAAGGTTTAAATTCGAGTGCAACGTATTAAAAGACACATGAATTACTGTCTGAACTAAGTTTCACCCGCAAATTTTAATCTTTGGACAATTAATTATTTAAGTGAAATAAGTTAAACTAATAATTTAGTGATTTAAAGATTCTAAAAATTGGATCGGACCGGTTAATTCCACTAGGTTAACCAAGAATCTGTCATTTGGCCGGTTTAGTTGATGTCCAAAACTGACCTGCAAAAAATCGATAACAAATCGGTCGAATTGGTGATTAATCACTGAATCGATTTGGTTTTCTAGAGAGTCGGTTTTCTACTCAGGCTTCAAAACGACATTGTTTTTATCCTTAGAAAGAAAAAAGCCCAAATGGGCAGAAGCAAAACTCacccctctcccttctctcttacTATTCAACATCCACCAAAATCTCAAACTGAACCCTATCAGAGCAAATATCCACCAGAAGTCTTAGCCGCCACCTTCTCCTCTCCTTGGCCACCGGCGGGACAGACCGTGGGTGtcgtcctctctctctctctctctctctctctctctctctctctctctctctgcgtgcgtgcgtgcgtgcgtgcgtgtgtGTGTCTTTGTTCAAGCTCAAGCTCCCTCTTTGAGCTCTCTCGCCGGCGATGCTTCTTCGCCCCTCACCGTGGGTCGTCGCTGCTCTGCTCCTCACCATTTTTGCTGTCgtccctttctcttctcttctgaATTTAGCTAACTCTGTCTTACACACTTTGAGCTTATTCTGTCTTCACCGTTCATCCTTTTTTCGAACTAATTTTGAAGATTTTGAGCTGAGTCTATTTTCTGAGTTTGAAATtggattatttatttaatttgttgaatgtTAAACCAAAGCTACTGAAATTGTTTGAGATAAGATATTTGCGCTTTATCACAGTAAACTCTACTTATAATTCAAAATCTTTCTTTCCTTATTGTAATGCtaccaaaaaaaattctaaatgatttttactaatattttatttaaatttttgatgaACAAATTGCAATAGGGGCATATGACTTATGGTATGTCAGCAATTTGTTAGAATAAATGGAATTTGTTTCCAAAATTGACACTACGCAGGATTTTTTTGATTATGGTTCTCATTCTTACCTTAAACTGATAACAATTATTTTGCAAATGTTATTTCTTCAATTACTTATTCGAgtggaacatatatatatatatatatatatatatatatatatatatatatatatatatatatatatatatatatatatatatatatatatatatatatatatatataagagcatAATAATAAGCCAAGGTTCATGAAGCAACACCATATTATATAATAAGATGATTCTGAGTATGGATTCTGAATTCAATTTTCTTAAATTAgattatttaatttgttaaatgtTGATGTGATTCTGAGTATGGATTCTGAATTCAAATTGTTGAATATTGAATTGATTCtgaatttaattttagataaCTCTGTCTCACACTATTTGAACTCATTCAATTACTTTTGTTGTTGATGTGTTTTTAGATTAGTTTGGATTTTTGAGATGAGAACATGTTGATTAGAATTCCAAAAACAAAATATGATTATATACTTTGGCTGTCTTATATCCGGCAAATTTAGAAATttgtaattgaattgaattttgttttatgttacgattatatttaaaattttgtcttatatttttttaattgaattttgtaattgaattgaattgaattttgtcttatatttgaattttgtaattgaattaaaattagtttaaaaatattgaatttaaatatttgaaattgtatattgaatttttaataatttgatcGTATATTCCATCAAATCGGTTCGACCCTATTTTAACCCTGGTTAGATTACTGAATTATTGAACCAATTACTTAACCGGTTCAATAATCGGTTCGATTCTCGCAACcatttaatcaatttaaattagttgaGGAATGAATTTATTCGTTTTTTGCTATGTTTGTTTGaaggaaaaatggaaaaaaagaaaagagagaaaaacaaatagaaagaaaaatgattatttttcattgtttggtTGAGGAGAAAAGTTAGAAAAAAATAGATGGAAAAAAAAACTGATGAAACCcactaatattttttctctctaacattggaaagaaaatgaagaaaaaactaaattttttgctCTCTACTTCTAATACTACCcttttacttttttaatatattttataatataaaaataaaattatctttttataacatttttttttcttattttttttatccaaatacatctacaaaaataaaaattcactcattttttttcttttctttctatttccttCCTCTTTATTTGTTTCCTTCAACCAAACATAGGCTTAAACAAGGCGGAGTTTAAATCTGGTATGAGATGTACAGGATCCTAATTTTTTTGGAACCTAATTATGATTTGAGTGGGCTTTAGCCCTCGGCTTCACGAGACCTGGGTTTTCAGCAACATACCATATAATATAAGATGTTTACTGTTAATACCCAAAAAACAAAGTTTACTGCATAGCCCCCTCGAACTTGGCAACTACCACCTTCTTCGCCTCGCCTCGCCTCCGCCGCTTCCTCCTCCCTCGTGCGTGAGCTTGTGCTTGTGCTTGTGCTTCTGCTCTACCTCTGTCTCCTCTCGTATGGACATCTTCTAATATGCTTCCTTACTTTTTTACTCTGGACcttgttacttttttattatcaaaGTAGTAATTACCTTAGTTTTATAAATTTTGGTATGATTGATTGTTAAACTCAGATTTAAGGCTCAAAGTTGattatttagaatttttattatccGGTGAATTCCTGTTCAATCATTCGATAGCATGATTGGTTTGATATTCAGATTACCATCGTTCTCAAGCAGATTACCATGGATGTTGACGCCATTGGAGAGCATGCTGAGAAGCTCAAGGCCGTTCGAATTGACAatgacaatgatgatgataatgctGTTGATGAAGACATTGTTCTAGACGAATTCGAAGATGACGACGACGACgaggacgaagaagaagaagaagctgtcaCTCTTGGTTTCGTTGAGAAGCCCAAAAATGAATGGTCTCTTGGGCGCCAATTTTTCCCGAGCAAAGCTGGTGGAGTACCGGTACTCCCACTATGCTTCTGTGTTTGTGCCTCTTATTGAATGAAAGTAAAACCTGGCTGTTATATAAAAACAAGgaaagtttcaattttttatgTTGGTGTGTTCTTTGTGAACTGTGAATATTGTTGTAGGCTTGGCTTGATCCCGTGGATATACCATCAGGGAGGTCATCAATTTGTGACATTTGTGGCGAACCTTTACAATTCCTGGTTCAGGTATCATTGTATCCATCACTGTTGCTATACCCTCCTAATAATGGCATGGTTTGTAATTTACACGATATTCATTCAAAGATGTGAGCGAAATTTCAAGTTAGGAGAATTTTTAGCTACACCAATTAGGAGGATATATCATTTTTCTTCTACCCAGTTAAGGGATTAGTGGAATCCTTGAAATGATAGGTTTATGCACCTACTAAGAAGGAAAGTGCATTTCACCGGATGCTGTTTGTTTTCATGTGCCGTTCGATGAAATGTCTTCTCAGGGATCAGCATGAACAGTGGCAACGCGATCCAGAGAAGCCATCTAGAAGGTTGGTAATGTCTGACAAGAAAGAaagttttgttttcatttttgtttgatTCCTTTGGCCGAATTCTGATTCTGTAATGATTTATTGAAGTGTGAAGGTTTTCCGTTGTCAGTTACCTCGCTTTAATCCTTTTTACTCGAGTGAACCCCCTAAGAATGATGGGAATTACAAACCTTCTGGCGGTGGAGGTCAGTTTATCATCATTTTATTTTGGGTTATTTGTTGGGTATCATACACATATATAAATGTATATGCTATtgcaatttaattcatttttacaAGTTTGTGTGATTTTGCATCTTGGGAAAATGGTATTCATGATTATCAGATGGTCTCTGCTTCTGTGTGAGTGTGGTTTCTGTTCTGTTATTCAATTGCTAGTTTTCTTAGTTGTATCCAttgatttatgaatttttttttaactggTGACTATTTCCTTATGAGGAGTAGCATTCTAGAGTTATTGCACGAGTTATAGAGTTCATGAGTACATGCAATCCATCTTTTTGGTTTTGTGGCACTATGCTTTTGCTACATTTCTATCTCAAACTTAATTTGATACCCTGAACAAGCTGCTCGTACATTGTATTTTTATTGTTGCTACACTGCATTATTTCTactattatttttgctttttatatGACTAATATATGACCTGCTTTCACATTAAGATCAGTGTATTAGTACTTCTATTGATTAGGCACATCTTATTAAAAGATGggaatctttttttcttttagctgCTTTTTGCAATTGGTGTGGAACCTGGAAAGGAGATAAACTCTGCAGTAGTTGCAGACAAGTGCGGTACTGCTCTGAGAAACACCAGGTAGCCGAATTGTTTAAATGTTTCATTTAGTCTTCTTTCCACAAATTTTATCCTATAAAATTCCTTTCCACTTTCAATTTGCAGGTAATGAGTTGGCGCTCAGGTCATAAAATTGCTTGCCAGCAGATGAAAGTTTCTTCAGCTATTGGTG is a window from the Arachis hypogaea cultivar Tifrunner chromosome 1, arahy.Tifrunner.gnm2.J5K5, whole genome shotgun sequence genome containing:
- the LOC112803425 gene encoding uncharacterized protein isoform X1 yields the protein MDVDAIGEHAEKLKAVRIDNDNDDDNAVDEDIVLDEFEDDDDDEDEEEEEAVTLGFVEKPKNEWSLGRQFFPSKAGGVPAWLDPVDIPSGRSSICDICGEPLQFLVQVYAPTKKESAFHRMLFVFMCRSMKCLLRDQHEQWQRDPEKPSRSVKVFRCQLPRFNPFYSSEPPKNDGNYKPSGGGAAFCNWCGTWKGDKLCSSCRQVRYCSEKHQVMSWRSGHKIACQQMKVSSAIGESNKSGATSLDSHKVGSKNVWPEFEIIIEHESEYNTDIPEDNALSNSLISKNKIDDTMNSLMDSFQGDDDKKSWVYFQERIAKAPEQVLRYYRDTNAKPIWPVSSGRPSNADIPKCSYCGGPRCHEFQILPQLLYYFGVDNEADSLDWASIVVYACEASCEAGLTYKDEYAFVQLFSPSHNTIH